The sequence below is a genomic window from Curtobacterium sp. MCPF17_002.
CTGGACGACGGTCTTCGGGACGATCTCGTTCGAGTTGTTCGGCCACTACGCCGGCTCGGTGTCGGACGGAGCTGCGTACTTCGACCAGGTGATCGCGCGGTTGGCCGCCGACATCGGGTTCGCGGCGACGTTCGACTGAGGGCAGGTGCAGGTGCGGGTGCTTCGGCGTGAGTGGGCGTGCGCGGGCGTGCGTGCGGGCGCTCGGGCGCGCGGGTGCGTGCGGGCGTCTGCGCGTGCGTGCGGGCGTGTGCACGCGCGCCCGTTCGTCCGCGCTGCGCTGATGACGGGCGGGACTCGTCCCCAGATCGGGGCGTCCGGCTGACGATCGGCACCGACCTGCGGTAGACAGGTCCCTACGCCCTGGTCGTGCCCGACGACCCGAGCGGACGCCCGCAGCGTCGGCACCCGGAGCCGACGCCCGGACGGAACCAACCCTCGGGCGCACGCTGCGGCCGGGGCCGGGCGATCAGGAGGCACGCTTGCGACGCAGCACGTTCGGCGACCCCGCGTCCGGGGCCGCCCGGTGACCGCGCTCGACGTCAGCCGCCAGGACCGCCGTCGTCTGACCACGGGTACCTCGCGTCGCCGGCTCGTCACGGTGCGGACGGTCGCGCTGCTCGCCTCGATCGCCGGCGTCAACTACGTGGGGTGGCGGTGGGCCGCGTCCGTGAACTGGCACTCGTGGTGGATCGCGGTGCCGCTCATCCTCGCCGAGACGTACAGCGTCATCGACTCGCTGCTCTTCGCGATCGGGGCCTGGCGGCTGCGCGAGCGTGGCGAACCGCCCACGAAGCCGTCGTCGGACGTCACGGTCGACGTCTTCATCACCACGTACGACGAGCCGGTCGAGCTGGTCGTCCGGACAGCACAGGCGGCGAAGGCGATCGCGCACCCGCACGAGACCTGGATCCTCGACGACGGCAACCGCCCGGAGATGCGGGCTGCTGCCGAGTCGCTCGGCATCGGGATCATCACCCGCGGCGCGGACTGGGTCGACCGTCCCCGCCACGCCAAGGCCGGCAACCTCAACAACGCCCTCCTCGCCACCCGTGGCGAGTTCCTGCTCATCCTCGACGCCGACCAGGTGCCGGAACCGTCGATCCTCGACCGCACCCTCGGGTACTTCAAGGACCCGGAGATGGCGCTCGTGCAGACGCCGCAGTGGTTCGAGAACGTGCCGGACGCCGACCTGCTCGGCAGCCAGGCGCCGCTCTTCTACGGGCCGATCCAGCAGTCGAAGGACGGTTGGAACGCCGCGTTCTTCTGCGGGTCGAACGCGATCCTCCGGCGCGAAGCGCTCATGCAGCTCGGCGTCACCCGGTACGTGCGCGAGGTCGAGGCGTCGGTCGCTCGGACCATCAAGACCTCCAGGAAGCTCCTCTCCCGGGCCCGCGAGACGGAGACCGACGCGCGGGTGCTCGGCGCGCTCGACGAGGCCGAGGCGGTGGTCGACCGCGCACGCGACCAGGTGCAGCGCGGCGAACCGCTCGGCGACGTCACGTACGGGTTCCAGCGCGGCATCGACGCGATCTCCTTCCGGTTCGCCGCGTCCGACCTCGAGTCCGTGCGGAACGACCTGCAGGAACTCGCGGCGATGTCGACCGAGGCGGACACCTTCGCCGGGCTCGACGACGCCGCGCTCGACGTCCTCGGGCGACGGGATGCCTCACCGGTCGCCGCGATCGAGTCCATCGCGGTCCTCGCCCGCGCGCTCGACGTCAACCGCGACGACGAGGCCCAGCCGATCATGCCGCTGGCGACGATCTCGGTGACCGAGGACATGGCGACGGCGATGCGCCTGCACGGCCTCGGGTGGAAGTCCGCGTACCACGACGAGATCCTCGCCAAGGGGCTCGCGCCGGAGGACCTGCCGACCATGCTCGTGCAGCGGCTCCGGTGGGCGCAGGGCACCATGCAGGTGTTCTTCCGTGAGAACCCGCTCGTGCAGAAGGGCCTGTCGTGGGGGCAGCGGCTCATGTACTTCTCGACGATGTGGAGCTACCTGTCCGGGTTCGCCGCCATCGTCTACATCGCGGCCCCGGTGCTCTGCCTGTCGTTCGGCGTGGTGCCGGTGCAGGCCTACAGCGTCGACTTCTTCGCTCGGCTCATCCCGTTCCTCGTCCTCAACCAGCTGCTGTTCTGGGTCGTCGCCGCCGGGAGACCGACGTGGCGCGGCCAGCAGTACTCGCTCGCGCTGTTCCCGGTCTGGATCGAGTCGGTCACGAGCGCGTTCGAGAACGTCTTCCGGGGCAAGCCGCTCGGGTTCCGTGTCACGCCCAAGGTCCGTGACACGTCCGAGCAGAAGCCGCGGTGGGACCTCGTCAAGCCGCAGCTCATCGCGATGGGCGCCCTCGTCGCGGCGCTGGTCCTCATCGGGATCCGCTACCTGACCGGGCAGGCGTCGGGCATCGCCCCGCTCGTGAACACCGCATGGGTGGTCTTCGACCTGTTCATCTTCAGCATCGTGATCCGGGCCGTGCGCTACCGCGGACCCGGCACGGTGCAGTCCGAGCACGAGTCGAGCACCGTCGGGGGACCCCTGTGAGCGCGGCCCGCACCGAGTTCGACGTCCCGGCCACCGTCGAGTCGCTCGACGTCGTGCAGGACCGCTTCGCCGTCTGGTGGGACGCCCTCGGGATCGACGACGTCCGGCTCCGGTTCGGCCTCGAGACGGCCCTCGCCGAGATCGCCGCGAACATCGTCGAGCACACCCGCCGCACCGATCGCGAGGCGGGCCGGGGCTACACCGTCGTGCTCGACGCCACCGCGGACGAGCTCGTGGCCGTGCTGACCGACAACGGCCGGCCGGCCGACGTGGACCTCCGAGCGGTCACGATGGCCGACGTCGACGAGGAAAGCGGGCGCGGCCTCGCGCTCGCGATCGCCGCACTCGACCGACTCGAGCACCGGCACGAGGACGGGCACAACATCTGGACGCTGGCGTGCTCCCGGTGAGCCGTCTGGGGGCTCGGGCGGTCGCGTTCCTCGTCGTCCTCGGCACGCTGCTGCTCGGTGGCGCCCTGCCGGCGTCGGCGGCGCAGGCGTCGGCCGCGCAGGCGTCCACGGTGCAGGCGTCCGCGGTGCAGGCCCGATCGGTCGCCGCACTCCAGCCGTCCGACGGCACCACGTGGTTCGGTCCGGACATCGACTGGGGCGACGACGCTCCCGATGGGTACGCCGGTCGGCTCGGTGCGACCCCGTCGATGTACGGCGTGGAGATCCAGTACCCGCTCGACCGCTCCGCACGGAAGGAGTTCCTCCGCGCCACCCGGGCGGCCGCGGCACAGGGAGCGGTCCTCGTCGTGAGCCTCGAGCCGGACCGGTCGCTCCGGTCCCTCGACGCCGCCGACGCCCGTGCCGCGAACGACCTCCTGGAGCAGGTCCACAGCCAGTACGACACCCAGGTGCTCGTCCGGTTCGCGCCGCAGATGAACGGCACGTGGGTGCGGTGGGGGCAGCAGCCGACGCAGTACGTGCGGGCGTTCCGTGCGCTCGCCGGTGCCGTGCACGCCGGCAGTTCCGACGCCCGCATGGTGTGGTCGCCGTCGTACGGAGCGGGCTACCCGTTCGGCGAGTCCGCCGGTCGACTGCGGGACCTGTCGGCAACGGATGTTGCGAAGCTCGACACGAACGGCGACGGGCAGCTCACCGCGGCCGACGACCCGTACGAGCCGTACTGGCCGGGGGACTCCTCGGTGGACTGGGTCGGCCTGTCGATGTACTCCTTCGGCAAGGGCAAGGCGACCGAGGCCGCCGGCCGGGACGTCCCCCTCACCCGGAACGA
It includes:
- a CDS encoding glycosyltransferase encodes the protein MRTVALLASIAGVNYVGWRWAASVNWHSWWIAVPLILAETYSVIDSLLFAIGAWRLRERGEPPTKPSSDVTVDVFITTYDEPVELVVRTAQAAKAIAHPHETWILDDGNRPEMRAAAESLGIGIITRGADWVDRPRHAKAGNLNNALLATRGEFLLILDADQVPEPSILDRTLGYFKDPEMALVQTPQWFENVPDADLLGSQAPLFYGPIQQSKDGWNAAFFCGSNAILRREALMQLGVTRYVREVEASVARTIKTSRKLLSRARETETDARVLGALDEAEAVVDRARDQVQRGEPLGDVTYGFQRGIDAISFRFAASDLESVRNDLQELAAMSTEADTFAGLDDAALDVLGRRDASPVAAIESIAVLARALDVNRDDEAQPIMPLATISVTEDMATAMRLHGLGWKSAYHDEILAKGLAPEDLPTMLVQRLRWAQGTMQVFFRENPLVQKGLSWGQRLMYFSTMWSYLSGFAAIVYIAAPVLCLSFGVVPVQAYSVDFFARLIPFLVLNQLLFWVVAAGRPTWRGQQYSLALFPVWIESVTSAFENVFRGKPLGFRVTPKVRDTSEQKPRWDLVKPQLIAMGALVAALVLIGIRYLTGQASGIAPLVNTAWVVFDLFIFSIVIRAVRYRGPGTVQSEHESSTVGGPL
- a CDS encoding ATP-binding protein; its protein translation is MSAARTEFDVPATVESLDVVQDRFAVWWDALGIDDVRLRFGLETALAEIAANIVEHTRRTDREAGRGYTVVLDATADELVAVLTDNGRPADVDLRAVTMADVDEESGRGLALAIAALDRLEHRHEDGHNIWTLACSR